Proteins from a genomic interval of Mycobacteriales bacterium:
- a CDS encoding sigma-70 family RNA polymerase sigma factor, whose translation MRDRARPPGGPPPGASVPPLTPDETRRVRAVLYLQGLPRDEIEDGVQDVQLRLLQLPEPPEHPGAWACAVATNYARDKARRATRRRVAEHRLRLERRTPDDGDLALKHAVRKVLDTLSPELRQVLVLRCFADLTVPEIARELGEPEGTIKSRLHRAGAKMRAALPREQWR comes from the coding sequence ATGCGTGATCGCGCGCGCCCGCCCGGCGGTCCGCCGCCCGGTGCGTCCGTCCCCCCGCTCACACCCGACGAGACCAGACGGGTACGCGCGGTCCTGTACCTCCAGGGACTGCCGCGCGACGAGATCGAGGACGGCGTGCAGGACGTGCAGCTCCGCCTGCTCCAGCTCCCGGAGCCGCCCGAGCATCCGGGCGCGTGGGCGTGTGCCGTCGCGACCAACTACGCCCGCGACAAGGCCCGCCGCGCCACCCGCCGCCGCGTCGCCGAGCACCGCCTCCGCCTCGAACGCCGCACCCCCGACGACGGCGACCTCGCGCTCAAGCACGCGGTCCGCAAGGTCCTCGACACGCTGTCGCCGGAGCTGCGCCAGGTGCTCGTGCTGCGCTGCTTCGCGGACCTGACGGTGCCGGAGATCGCGCGCGAGCTCGGCGAGCCCGAGGGCACGATCAAGTCCCGGCTGCACCGCGCGGGCGCGAAGATGCGCGCCGCGCTGCCGAGGGAGCAGTGGCGATGA